The nucleotide sequence ATTTAATACCCCACGCAAACTACTAACCGTTTTATAATTTTTACCATTTGTTTCTTCCTCACCAACTTGTTCATGTGCCCAAGTAGTATGAAATGGTACATGAATAGCATGTGCTTTGATGTTTATTAATGGCAAAATATCAGACTTTAATGAATTTCCAATCATTAAAAATTCAGAAGGTTTTATATCTAAATGATTTAATAGTTTAGAATAGTTTTCTTCTTTTTTATCACTTAATACTTCAATATGATGAAAATAATCGGTCAACCCAGATTTTTCTAATTTTCGTTCTTGATCTAATAAATCACCTTTAGTAGCCAAAATTAATCGATACTTTTTTGATAATGCTTTTAAAACATCCTCAACACCATCTAACAATTCGACTGGTTGATTAAGCATAGATTTACCAATATTTAAAATATTATTCAAAGTTTTATTTGACACAGATCCGTTAGAAATTTCGATAGCAGACTCAACCATAGATAGCACAAATGCTTTTACTCCATAACCATACAACCCTAAATTATCCATTTCTTTTTTAAAGAGCTCTTGATCTATCTTATTTGCTGTTTCGTAAGGACTCAGCAAACGTGCAAATTCTAACTCTGCTTCTCTAAAAAAAGTTTCGTTTACCCAAAGGGTGTCATCGGCATCAAAGCCAATTACTCTTATGTTCTTGTAATCTACTTCCACAGTTTTTTTGCTCTTAATAAATCTTCTGGAGTATCAATTTCTACACCCTCAACATTGGTTTCTACCATTTTTATCTTTTTTCCATACTCCAAATATCTAATACATTCTATTTTCTCTGAAGCTTCAATAAATTGCATTGGTAAATTACTAAAATCTATCAGAGCCTGTTTTCTAAATGCATAAATACCTTTATGTTTAAAATATTTAGCGCCTACATTTTTATCTCTAGGATAAGGGATTGGGCTTCTTGAAAAATACAATGCAAAATCTCGTTGATCTACAATCACCTTTACAGTATTTGGGTTTGAAATTTCGTCCCAATCTTTTATTTCTACCATCAAAGACGCCAAATCTATTTCTTTATTTGGGTCATCATGAAATACATTAAGGACTTTTTCTAAACTAGACCTTTCGGTAAACGGTTCATCTCCTTGGACGTTCACAACGATATCGCAATCTACATTTTGAACAGCTTCAGCAATACGATCACTTCCAGATTCGTGTTCTTTCTTGCTCATAATAGCTTTTCCTCCATGAGACGTAATTTCATTGAAAATAATATCGCTGTCTGTCACTACATATACCTCTGCAAATAGTTTTGTAGCTACAGTTGCCTCGTAAGTACGAAGTATCACTGTTTTACCCTCTAGGTCTTGCATTAATTTTCCAGGAAATCGAGATGCACTATAACGTGCTGGAATCATCGAAATTATTTTCATCTAATAAGGCTTTCTCTAATTTCAAAAATACAGTTTTTCTAAGAGATTTCACACACAAGTATGGTTAACTTTTTAAAGACTAAAAAATAGTTATGCTTCAAAAAAGTCATCTTTAAAACCAATAAGGTATAATTTTTCTTTTGCTCTAGTTATAGCTGTATATAACCATCTTAGATAATCTCTATTAATCCCTTCTGGTAAATATGGTTGCTCTACAAAAACCGTATTCCATTGTCCTCCTTGAGATTTATGACACGTAATAGCATAAGAAAACTTTACTTGTAAAGCGTTTAAATACTTGTTGTTCTTCACTTTTAAGAATTTTTTATAAGAAGTGGTTTCATCTTCATAATCTTTCAAAACTTCTTGATACAAATTATTCGCTTCATCATAAGGCAGTGATGGGGTCTCTAAATTAATGGTATTTAACATTAAAACTGTTTCGAATGGCCGCATTTTTGGATAATCTACCATTCTTACTTTTACTTCAGCAAAACGAAAATTGTATAATTCTTTAATACTAAAAACTTCTAATACTTCAATAATATCACCATTAGCAATAAACCCAGCTTCACTTGTTGGCTTTAGCCAGAAATAATTATTCTTAACAATCATTAAATAATCTCCAGCAGTTAATTCATGTTCATTAAACAAAATACGAGAACGGATTTGCTGATTATATAAATTAGCTCGTTTGTTTGATCTAACAATGATTGCCGTTTCTTCATTTCCTAAACTACTATAAGCGTCATTTATAGCGTCCATAATATCATAACCATCAACAAGACGAACAATATCCTTAAAGCCTTTTAGATTAAACTGAAAAGAGTCAAAATAAGAACCAGCGATAGATTCTCTCAATAAAGTTGCATTAAATAGAATACCAGAATCTTGCTCTTGTCTCACAACTTCGTCTAATTCCATCCTAGTTACTTCTTTATTGTAACTTAGGCTTAAAGCGTTTTCGTTTAACGCAGGACTTAAATCGAGTTTTACTGGTGGTAATTGCGCTGTGTCTCCAATTAACAATAGCTTACATTGGTGTCCAGAATAAACATATTGCATCAAATCGTCTAATAAAGATCCACTTCCAAACAAATTGCTTTGCCCCGGAATATCAGATATCATTGATGCTTCATCAACAATAAAAATGGTTTTTTTATGCTTATTGGGTGCCAATACAAACGATACTTTTCCGCTGTTTGAATATCTCGCAGTATATATTTTCTTATGGATGGTAAAAGCTTCTTTTCCTGAGTAATTAGAAATCACTTTAGCCGCTCTACCAGTTGGCGCCATTAAAACTGCACTTTTTTTTGCCTTCCACAAGTTTGTTACAATAGTTCCAATAATTGTTGTTTTACCAGTACCAGCAAAACCCTTTAAAACATATAATGAATTTGGAGATGTATCAAAAACATAGTCCGCAAGTTGCTGTAAAACAATATTTTGCTTTATTGTTGGATCAAACGGAAAATCGTTTTTTATAAGTTTATAAAATTCTGAGGAATTCATTAAGTTTTAATACAATTTTTGAATTTATCAAAGATATAAATGATTTTTACTAACAATAACTTTCGTGAATAAAAAAAAATTGTAGATTTGCGTTAGTCCATTAATTAATTTTTTAATAAAATCACTATGTTAAATATTATTATAGCAGCAGTTGTTGTAATCGCTCTCACAATTGGAATCGTTTGGGTAATTGACAAATATGTTCCAAAAAAAGCTAAGCCTTTTATAATGATTGTACTTTGGGTACTCATTGGGTATTTAGGGTATTCTACTTTTATGTCTGTTTATGGTGAAATTAAATTTAACAAGCTAAAAGATAAGCGTTACGCTCAAGTTATTGAGAGCTTAATTGATATTAGAGATGCTGAATTAGCACATAGAACTGTTACTGGGAAATTTGAAGGTGATTTTGATAATTTAATTAAGTTTATTGATACTGCTCAGTTTACCATTACACAGCGTCGTGACTCTTCTGTTATAGATGAAGAGCAAACTAGACGTTTTCAAGTTGACACCTATAAAGATATTGTTATTGTTGATACTTTGGGTTATGTATCTGTAAAAGACTCTTTATTTGGTGCAGATCCAAGATATAAAACGATGATGAATATTCCTTCTGCTGAGCCTGGAGCTAAGTTTGAGTTAAAAGCTGGTTTTCTAGAGCAAAACGGTATGAAAATTCCTGTTTTTGAAGCAAAAGCAATGAAATCTATAATATTATTCGATCAGGATAAAAACTTAATTGCAAAAGAAAATCAAGTAATTTCGGTTGATGGTGTAAATGGTGATGCAATTAAAGTAGGATCAATGGAGGAAGTTAATACAACAGGAAACTGGCCTAAAAACTTTTCAAACGAACAGTAAAATAGACATATTACAAAATAATGCATTGTCCATTCAAGTTAGCTTGAGTGGACTTTCTTTTTGTGTCTTGAATTTAAGCACACAATCAGTTGTTTTTTATAAGAAAATCTTATTTGATAAGAAACTCAATCCAAGTGATGTTCTTGATAAATTAACTCACCAATTTAATACTGAAGATAGTTTAAAAGAATCATTTAAATCTGTTACAGTTATTCATGAAAACGAATTATCGGCATTAGTACCAAAATCATTATTTAATGAAGAACATTTAGCTGACTATTTAAAGTTCAACTCTAAAATTCTACGTTCAGATTTTATAACTTATGATGAAATATCTACAAATGATAGTGTTAACGTATATGTTCCCTATGTAAACATTAACAATTATATATATGATTCCTTTGGTGAGTTTGAATTCAAGCACTTTTCTACAATTGTTTTAGAAACTCTTTTAAATCTTGAAAAAAATGCTCAAACTACTAAAATGTATATTCACATAGCGGATACTCATTTTGAAATTATTGTTATTAAAAAAGGTCAACTGCAATTATATAATACTTTTGATTATTCCACTAAAGAAGATTTTATTTATTACATCTTATTTACAGCAGAGCAATTAGAACTAAATCCTGAGAAAACTCCTCTTATTCTATTAGGCAATGTTACTAAAGAGAATGAACTATATAAAATAGCCTATACATATGTTCGAAATGTGTCAATTATAGAGCCTAAGACAACAATTACACCAGCAGAAGGTATTAGTAAAGCCTATTTATCAAATTTTGTAATCACAAATAGTTTTTAAATGCGTATAATATCTGGATTATATAAAGGACGGCGCATTACTGCTCCAAAAAAACTACCTGTAAGACCAACTACAGATATGGCAAAAGAAGCCTTATTTAATATTTTAAACAATCGTTTTTATTTTGATGACATCTCTGTATTAGATCTTTTTGCTGGTACTGGTAATATAAGTTATGAATTTGCATCTCGTGGTACTGAAGATATAACAAGTGTAGACAAAGATTTTGGTTGCACAAAATTCATTGCTCATACATCTGATGAATTCGATTTCGATATTCGAGTAATAAAAGCTGATGTTTTTAAATTCTTAGAAACAACCAAGCAAAAGCATACTGTTATTTTTGCTGATCCTCCTTACGATTTTAGCATAGATGCTTTTTCAAAAATTCCAGAACTTGTTTTTCAAAATCAATTATTAGTAGATGATGGTATCTTAATAATTGAGCATTCTAAACATACCAATCTGTCAAGTTTAGCAAGTTATTCCTATTCCAAAAACTATGGAGGCAATAGGTTTAGTTTTTTTGAACTGCCTAAGGCGGATTAAAAAAATACTATAAAAAACAAATCCCAAATAGAGTATATATTACTATATGGGATTGTTTAATTAAGCAAATCTATAAGCCGAATTCTGTACTCTAAAGAGTCCTTATCATTTATCTACATTTACTGTTACCAGTAAACTTTAGCTGTCTACCCTCCAACATCACGCGTGCAGCGCTCAAACATTGGTTTACATGACATTGCACCACATAGAGTTTACCTGATTTCACTACAGCATTACCTGTACATTCTTTCTGTTGCACTTTTCCTAGCCTCACGACTGGTGGCTGTTAGCCACTATGCTGCACTATGGTGTTCGGACTTTCCTCCCAAAGTATAAACCTTGAGCGATAAGGCGATCTACTTACCACAAAAGTACATAAATTGTTAATAACTCAACTTAAAATAGTGCTTACTAATTCTTAATTTTAAACTGAATTTTTAACTTTGCTATTCTAAGTTTTTTCAATGGAACACTTTGTAGTATCTGCACGTAAATACAGACCACAAACATTTAAAGATGTTGTTGGACAGCAAGCTATTACAAATACGTTATTAAATGCTATTGAAAACAACCATTTAGCACAAGCTTTATTATTTACAGGTCCTCGTGGTGTTGGTAAAACGACATGTGCACGTATTCTTGCTAAAATGATTAATAGTGAAGGTGAAGAAAAAGAGGATGAAGATTTTGCATTTAACATTTTTGAACTTGACGCAGCTTCTAATAACTCGGTAGATGATATTAGAAATTTAACCGATCAAGTTCGTATTCCACCACAAGTTGGTAAATACAAAGTGTATATTATAGATGAAGTGCATATGCTGTCGCAATCGGCATTTAATGCCTTTTTAAAAACGCTAGAAGAACCACCAAAGCATTGTATTTTTATTCTAGCAACTACAGAAAAACATAAGATTATTCCAACTATATTATCGCGTTGTCAAATATTTGATTTTAAACGGATTACAGTTAAAGATGCAAAAAACTACTTGAAGTACATTGCAGAGCAACAAGAAATCGATGCTGAGGATGATGCTTTGCACATTATTGCTCAAAAAGCCGATGGAGCTATGCGAGATGCGCTTTCAATTTTTGATCGTGTTGTTAGTTTCTCAGGCAAGCATTTAACAAGGCAGGCTGTAACCGAAAACTTAAATGTATTAGATTACGAAACCTATTTTAAAAGCACCGATTTAATTTTAGAGAATAATATTCCTGAATTACTATTACAATTCAATAATACTATATCTAAAGGTTTTGATGGGCATCATTTTATTGCAGGTTTAGCTTCACACTTTAGAGATCTTTTAGTTTGTAAAACACCTGAAACTATAGATTTACTTGAAGTTGGTGACCAAACAAAAGAAAAATACTTAAAGCAATCTAAAAAAACATCTCAAAGTTTCTTACTAAAAGGAATAGAGCTAGCTAACGATTGTGATCTTAAATATAAAACCAGTAGAAATCAACGTTTGCTGGTGGAATTATGCCTTATGCAACTTGCCTCTATCACTTATGATGGAGAAAAAAAAAATAGCAGTAGCCACTTTATAATTCCAGCATCCTACTTTAAAAGTAAAGGTATTACTCCAATTCCTATTAAAAGGCCAGTCAATACAGAAGCAGAAGCCAGTATAACGATATCTACTCAATCTATAGAGCAATCGGTTGTAAACGAACCACAACCTGAACCTATAAAAGCAGCGTCGGTTGAAAATGAAGTTGCTCAAAAACTAGCAATAAAGAGACCGAAAATAATTTTAAACAAGCAAACAAAAACTACCTCTGGTTTATCGCTTAGTAGTATAAAAAAGAAAAAAGAACATCTTATTCGGCAGATGGAAGTTGTTATTGATGAAGAAAACCTTCCAACAGATTCTTTTTCTGAAAGCAACATGCAAATAGCATGGGAAGAGTTTGTTGTTAATTTAGAAAAGAAAGGAAAATATAATTTAGCATCAATTTTGCGAATTGATACACCAAAACTATCCTCTGAGACTGTCATTAATATGGTGTTTCCGAATTCTACTAATAAAGTAGAAGTTGAAAGGCAACAGTATGATTTACTTGCCTATTTAAGAAAAAAACTTAATAATTTTTCAATAACACTGGATATTACTGTAAATGAAGAATTAGAAAAAAAGTATGCCTATACTCCTATTGAAAAATATGAGAAACTAAAAGAGAAAAATCCAAATATTGACTTATTACGTAAAACTTTTGACTTAGATATATAATGAAATACATTTTAGCTCTTTTTATGGTATCATTTGTGTTCTTTACAAGTTGTGATGGAAAAGACAGGGCAAAAAAAACCAGTAAAGAAATATTAGAGGATAGTAATTTGTCACCTTCTTTTTTTGAGCAGGTAAGTTACATTCCTGAGCAATATTCCGAAGAAATTGTTGATACCACCTTTAGTAATGGTTTTAAAATAAGTACCAAGTATTTTTCTGATATGAATAACAATGTTCTAAATGAATTTGAAATAGATACAATTCATTATAAACATTATTATAGAGAATTTATAACTGAGCTCACTGTAGAATTTCAAGAAAAGAAAATATTTAGTAAAACTATTGACAAATCTCTTTTTGAAAACAAAGATGATGCTCATTTTTGGGAGCAATCTATTATGCTAGGACTCTTTATTGATAAAGAGTTGACCGATAATGATAAGTTATTTACTGTAGCTTCTTTTTGCATACCTGAATCGGAAATTTGCAAAGATTTTCGCTTAGTTATAGCTAACAATGGTGACATGGAAATTATTGAATTAAAAACTGAAGAAGTACACTAATTATGTTAGGACTCAAACTACCCACTGATCCTCGTTGGGTAAACATCGTTGAAAAAAATATAGAAGAAATACTAACAGACCATGCCTTTTGTGAGCAAAAAGCAACGAGTACAGCCATTTCGCTAATTGTTAGTTTTCCTGAGTATACCGATTTAGTTCAAGAAATGATTGAACTTGTTAAAGAAGAGATGAGTCATTTTAAAATGGTCCATGATATTATTCTAGAACGTGGTTACAACTTGGGTAGAGATAGAAAAGATGATTACGTATTACAATTACTGAAATTCTTTCCCAAAGGAGGTAGTAGAACAACACAATTGGTACATCGCTTATTATATGCTGCTTTAATTGAAGCTAGAAGCTGCGAGCGTTTTAGATTATTATCAGAAGAACTGGAAGATAAAAAATTAGCAGGTTTTTATAAAAAACTCATGATTAGTGAAGCCAACCATTATACAATGTTTTTAGGTTATGCGCGACAATATGGAGATAGAAAAGAAGTAGATAAAAAATGGCAAGATTTATTGGAATATGAAGCCCAAATCATGAAAAACTTAGGAAATAAAGAAACTGTTCATGGTTAAATAGTTTTGCTAGGTATTGTTTCATAGTACAAACTCTTTATTATACCATCAGACAATCCAATTTTTGGCACATAAATGTGTTTTGCTCTACTCCATTTCATTGCCGATAAATATATTTGCATAGCTGGAATTATAACATCTGCCCTATCTTGGTTTAAATCTAATTCTGTAATACGTTCTTCATAAGAATAAGATTTTAGAGTATGGTAATAAGTACTTAAATAAAAATATGTAAGTGGTTTACCAATAGCTTTACCTGAGATTTTAAATATTTTGTTAATATTTCCTCCAGATCCAATCACATCTACTTTATCGTACTTTTCGGTATTTAATTTAATCCATGATTCTAATTCCAGCCAAGTTTCTCGTTTTACAATATCATTTAAAAGCCTTACAGTTCCAATTTTAAAAGATTTTGAGGTTACTTTTTCACCATTATGAATAATAGAAAATTCAGTACTTCCACCTCCAACATCAACATAGACATAATTTCTATCGTTATCTATATACTCATGTAAATCAGTTTCCGCTATTATAGCAGCTTCCTCTTCTCCATCTATTATATCAATTTGAATTTTAGAATGTTCAAATATTTCTTGTGCTATTTCAACGCCATTTGTAGCCTCACGCATTGCAGATGTCGCACATGCTTTATAACGTTCTACTTTATGAGATTTCATAAGCAGCTTAAATGCCATCATTGTATCTTTTAAGCGCCTTTTGTTTTCATTAGAAATAGTATTTTTTAAAAAAACTTCGGCTCCTAATCTAATTGGAACTCTAACTAGAGAACTCTTTTTAAAGCGAGTTGGTTTCCCTTCTTCCTCAATTATTATAGCAATTAATAGCCTAACAGCATTTGAACCAATATCTATAGCACCATACTTTTTAATTGATAGCATAAAATCTTTTTTAATAATATCGAGGAATCATTTAACGATTTTCAAAAATAAGCATTCTTATTACTTCAAAAAATTAATATTCAACTAAGTATTATAACACATATCACTGCATCTAATTCAAAATAATTATATTATATAGTCTTTTTCCTACTATTAATTACATTTTATCGGATAATTTATTCATTTTATAGAATTATACATATATTGTCATCGATAAAAAAATTGAACCAAATCTATTTTTTATCTCTATAAAAAGTAAAACCTACTACTATCTATTTTATATATAGCAAAAACCTATACATATAATTTAGAAATACATGGTTAATACTACCCAATAGCGATAAATAGAAAAAGGCAGCTTAATAGCTTATTATGAAAAGAAGTACTAAATCGAGTCACATTATTATTATCATATTGGGTTTTATTTTAATTCAAAGTATAGATATTAATGCGCAAGTACTAGATCCTTTTACTTCAAGATATACTGAATCAATACGAGGAGACATCACTATTATTGGTAATAATATGATGTCTAGGCATTCAATAAATGACTATAATGGTATTGATGGCAATCATGACTTTACAGACAATGTGTATGTTGACATTGATAATGATATTACAACTTTTAACTCAAGTAGCGCAAATTTCAATAACCCTAACCCATTATTAAACTGCTTAACAATTAGAAAAGCATATTTATATTGGGCTGCTGCCGACAAAGAGACTAATGGTAATGATAATGAACCTAATTGGAATTATAATGATGTTAAATTAATGCTTCCGGGAGAAAACACATATACTACCTATACAGCAGACGATGTTATCTATAGAGGCCGTGATAATCATTTTAGCAACGATCCATATATATGTGTAAAAGATATAACTACTGAGGTTCTAAATTTAGCATCACAATATGGTACATATCAAGTTGCAAATGTTGAAGGAAGCATAAATGATTTAATGGAGCATCTACCAGGAGGAAATGCTGGAACTTCTGGAGGATGGCAAATAATTTATGTTTACAGTAGTCCAGATTTAAACATGAAGAACATCAGTATTTTTGATGGTTATGCACATGTTACTAGTAACGACAATAATTTTGATGTAAATTTTAATGGTTTTCAAACTACACCAACAGGCCCTGTAAATACAAGAATTGCTATTGGTTCACTAGAAGGTGATAGAGATTTAGATGGAGATAAATTACAAATTTTGGACACTTCAAATAATTTTATTGATTTAAATACACCTTTAAGAAATTCAGATAATTTTTTTAATAGTAGAATCACCATTGATAATACTGACTTTTTAGATAGAATCCCAGCTAGTACTAATACTCTTGGATTTGATGCTGCGGTATTTAATCTAGACAATACCAATAACACAATTATTGGAAACAATCAATCATCAGCCACAATAAGACTAACCTCAGATCAAGAAACATATGGTTTTTACCTTCTTGGATTATCTGTGGATGTTTGGGCTCCAAGTTTATATCCTATTCGACTTTCTAGCGATGCTCAAAACAACTTAGTAAATGCAGATCAAAATGTAATCTTAGATTTTAATTTTTCAAACACTGGCAATGATGATGCAATAAATGTTGTGCTTAATACTACTCTGCCTAACAATCTTGAATTCATCTCTGCAAACAACCTACCTAATGGCGTTACATATACTTACGATAATAACACCCGAATTTTACAATTTTTTGTAGAAGATGGATTAGTAGATATTGGAGATCCAGAAATAGCAATACAATTTGAAGTTCAAATAAAAGATGAATGCTACTTTCTTGAACAGAGTTGTGATTTAAATTTTGAATTACAAATAACAGCAACTTACAATGGTATAAATAATCCTACACCACATACAACTTTAAGCTCAAGCGATCTAGATGTTTGTCATTTAGGAAATGTTTTACCAATAACTATTATACAACCAGATGCTGCTATTTGGGCAAATCCTCCTGGAGATCTTGACAGACTTGTAGATTGTGAAAACATTAATGAACTATCGGCTGCACAAAATTTATTTCCAACGACAGATAAATGTGATTTTAACTTGATAAAAACAAGTGGTCCATTCGTCCCTGGTAATGGTTGTGGAGACCCAGGCACATATACTAATACATGGACCTTTACTGATGCTTGTGGTAGAACTATTGCAGATTATGTGCAAGTGATTTCTGTAGTGAGTAATTCAGGTCCAGTTTTTGACGTATTTCCAAATGATATTACTATAGAGTGTACCGATACTCCAAACTTTGTTCAACCTACTTTTTCTAATAGCTGCAACAACTCTATTAATCTAACTTTTGTTGATACAACTACCCCTGGAGCTTGTGATGGCGATTACACAATAACTCGAACATGGACAGCTGTTGATGAATGTGGAAATACATCTAACGCAAGTCAAACAATAACTGTTGAAGATACAACAGCTCCAACATTAATTGGGACTTATAATACTGAATTATCTATTACATGCGAATTACCTCCAGAACCTCCAAACTTAGAGTTCACAGACAATTGTTCTAGCGATTTGGAAGTTATTTTTTATGAAGATATTGTGTCAATTGATTTTACCAATTTTGATATTATTAGAACTTGGGAAGTCTATGATGATTGTGCAAATATGAATACATATACGCAAGTTATTCACATGGAAACCATAAAATCGACTACTTCGACCCAACTTAACTTATGTGCAAACGATACTCTAGTAGATTTAAACAACTATGTTCCTACTGGAAGTAATGGATATTGGGAAAATACAAATGTGAATTTGTTAAACAATATGGTATTAGACCCATCTATTTTAACTGAAGGCACTTATACATTTACTTATGTATCAACTAGCAATCAATGTGTAGAAGTAATAGAAATTATAGCAAACATTGGTGGAGATTGTGAAGAAACCGATAAGTGTATTAGATCTACTTTTGATGTAGATATTTCTAAACTGGTAACACCAAATGGTGATTTAAAGAATCAAACATTCGATGTTGCTTATGTTTTAAATCCAAATAAAATTAGCAGTAACGATTGCGATATTATTGTTAAAGTAAAAGTGTTTAATCGCTGGGGAACAAAAGTATTTGAATCTGTTAATTATAATAATAGATGGACAGGCACAGCTGGAGGTGTTGGTGGAGCAGATATCTTACCTAATGGCACTTATTACTATGTAGTAACACTTGAAAATAGCGGCTTAAAACCAATACAAGGATATATCCTTTTAGGAACCGAACAGTAAAATGAATTATATAAAAAATAGTTACATATTACTCATCTTTTTGCTACTACCCTTTACAGGTAAAGCGCAACAGTTGCCACAATTTACTCAATATATGTATAATACAATCTCTATTAATCCAGCTTACGCAGGTACAAGAGAAAGACTAAATGTTGCATTTTTAAATAGAAATCAATGGGTAGGTATTGATGGAGCTCCTGTAACACAAACCTTGACAGCAGATATG is from Pontimicrobium sp. SW4 and encodes:
- a CDS encoding HAD family hydrolase is translated as MEVDYKNIRVIGFDADDTLWVNETFFREAELEFARLLSPYETANKIDQELFKKEMDNLGLYGYGVKAFVLSMVESAIEISNGSVSNKTLNNILNIGKSMLNQPVELLDGVEDVLKALSKKYRLILATKGDLLDQERKLEKSGLTDYFHHIEVLSDKKEENYSKLLNHLDIKPSEFLMIGNSLKSDILPLINIKAHAIHVPFHTTWAHEQVGEEETNGKNYKTVSSLRGVLNFLN
- the kdsB gene encoding 3-deoxy-manno-octulosonate cytidylyltransferase, whose translation is MIPARYSASRFPGKLMQDLEGKTVILRTYEATVATKLFAEVYVVTDSDIIFNEITSHGGKAIMSKKEHESGSDRIAEAVQNVDCDIVVNVQGDEPFTERSSLEKVLNVFHDDPNKEIDLASLMVEIKDWDEISNPNTVKVIVDQRDFALYFSRSPIPYPRDKNVGAKYFKHKGIYAFRKQALIDFSNLPMQFIEASEKIECIRYLEYGKKIKMVETNVEGVEIDTPEDLLRAKKLWK
- a CDS encoding AAA family ATPase, whose product is MNSSEFYKLIKNDFPFDPTIKQNIVLQQLADYVFDTSPNSLYVLKGFAGTGKTTIIGTIVTNLWKAKKSAVLMAPTGRAAKVISNYSGKEAFTIHKKIYTARYSNSGKVSFVLAPNKHKKTIFIVDEASMISDIPGQSNLFGSGSLLDDLMQYVYSGHQCKLLLIGDTAQLPPVKLDLSPALNENALSLSYNKEVTRMELDEVVRQEQDSGILFNATLLRESIAGSYFDSFQFNLKGFKDIVRLVDGYDIMDAINDAYSSLGNEETAIIVRSNKRANLYNQQIRSRILFNEHELTAGDYLMIVKNNYFWLKPTSEAGFIANGDIIEVLEVFSIKELYNFRFAEVKVRMVDYPKMRPFETVLMLNTINLETPSLPYDEANNLYQEVLKDYEDETTSYKKFLKVKNNKYLNALQVKFSYAITCHKSQGGQWNTVFVEQPYLPEGINRDYLRWLYTAITRAKEKLYLIGFKDDFFEA
- a CDS encoding DUF3822 family protein, which encodes MSIQVSLSGLSFCVLNLSTQSVVFYKKILFDKKLNPSDVLDKLTHQFNTEDSLKESFKSVTVIHENELSALVPKSLFNEEHLADYLKFNSKILRSDFITYDEISTNDSVNVYVPYVNINNYIYDSFGEFEFKHFSTIVLETLLNLEKNAQTTKMYIHIADTHFEIIVIKKGQLQLYNTFDYSTKEDFIYYILFTAEQLELNPEKTPLILLGNVTKENELYKIAYTYVRNVSIIEPKTTITPAEGISKAYLSNFVITNSF
- a CDS encoding RsmD family RNA methyltransferase, whose translation is MRIISGLYKGRRITAPKKLPVRPTTDMAKEALFNILNNRFYFDDISVLDLFAGTGNISYEFASRGTEDITSVDKDFGCTKFIAHTSDEFDFDIRVIKADVFKFLETTKQKHTVIFADPPYDFSIDAFSKIPELVFQNQLLVDDGILIIEHSKHTNLSSLASYSYSKNYGGNRFSFFELPKAD
- a CDS encoding DNA polymerase III subunit gamma/tau → MEHFVVSARKYRPQTFKDVVGQQAITNTLLNAIENNHLAQALLFTGPRGVGKTTCARILAKMINSEGEEKEDEDFAFNIFELDAASNNSVDDIRNLTDQVRIPPQVGKYKVYIIDEVHMLSQSAFNAFLKTLEEPPKHCIFILATTEKHKIIPTILSRCQIFDFKRITVKDAKNYLKYIAEQQEIDAEDDALHIIAQKADGAMRDALSIFDRVVSFSGKHLTRQAVTENLNVLDYETYFKSTDLILENNIPELLLQFNNTISKGFDGHHFIAGLASHFRDLLVCKTPETIDLLEVGDQTKEKYLKQSKKTSQSFLLKGIELANDCDLKYKTSRNQRLLVELCLMQLASITYDGEKKNSSSHFIIPASYFKSKGITPIPIKRPVNTEAEASITISTQSIEQSVVNEPQPEPIKAASVENEVAQKLAIKRPKIILNKQTKTTSGLSLSSIKKKKEHLIRQMEVVIDEENLPTDSFSESNMQIAWEEFVVNLEKKGKYNLASILRIDTPKLSSETVINMVFPNSTNKVEVERQQYDLLAYLRKKLNNFSITLDITVNEELEKKYAYTPIEKYEKLKEKNPNIDLLRKTFDLDI
- a CDS encoding DUF4738 domain-containing protein, which encodes MKYILALFMVSFVFFTSCDGKDRAKKTSKEILEDSNLSPSFFEQVSYIPEQYSEEIVDTTFSNGFKISTKYFSDMNNNVLNEFEIDTIHYKHYYREFITELTVEFQEKKIFSKTIDKSLFENKDDAHFWEQSIMLGLFIDKELTDNDKLFTVASFCIPESEICKDFRLVIANNGDMEIIELKTEEVH
- a CDS encoding tRNA-(ms[2]io[6]A)-hydroxylase, whose protein sequence is MLGLKLPTDPRWVNIVEKNIEEILTDHAFCEQKATSTAISLIVSFPEYTDLVQEMIELVKEEMSHFKMVHDIILERGYNLGRDRKDDYVLQLLKFFPKGGSRTTQLVHRLLYAALIEARSCERFRLLSEELEDKKLAGFYKKLMISEANHYTMFLGYARQYGDRKEVDKKWQDLLEYEAQIMKNLGNKETVHG
- a CDS encoding exopolyphosphatase, whose translation is MLSIKKYGAIDIGSNAVRLLIAIIIEEEGKPTRFKKSSLVRVPIRLGAEVFLKNTISNENKRRLKDTMMAFKLLMKSHKVERYKACATSAMREATNGVEIAQEIFEHSKIQIDIIDGEEEAAIIAETDLHEYIDNDRNYVYVDVGGGSTEFSIIHNGEKVTSKSFKIGTVRLLNDIVKRETWLELESWIKLNTEKYDKVDVIGSGGNINKIFKISGKAIGKPLTYFYLSTYYHTLKSYSYEERITELDLNQDRADVIIPAMQIYLSAMKWSRAKHIYVPKIGLSDGIIKSLYYETIPSKTI